Proteins co-encoded in one Medicago truncatula cultivar Jemalong A17 chromosome 8, MtrunA17r5.0-ANR, whole genome shotgun sequence genomic window:
- the LOC11423702 gene encoding nicotinamidase 1 isoform X1, with translation MGSESQSPTLELVKEEIPVKQQPLLLSDNFKTGLVLVDLVNGFCTVGSGNFVILFFPFNAPKEHDEKISKMVENSVKLSKKFAEKNWPIFAYLDSHHPDIPEPPYPSHCLIGSDESKLVPDLLWLENDPNATLRKKDCIDGFIGSYEKDGSNVFVDWVKSNQIKQVLVCGICTDICVLDFTCSVLSARNRGFLSPLENVIVASQACATYDLPLHVAKASKDLVSHPQELMHHVALYIAVGRGAQIASEVSFE, from the exons ATGGGCTCTGAATCTCAATCTCCGACCTTGGAGCTTGTAAAGGAAGAAATCCCAGTTAAACAACAACCTCTTCTTCTATCAGATAACTTCAAAACTGGTCTTGTTCTCGTTGATCTTGTTAATGGTTTCTGCACCGTTGGATCCGGCAACTTCGTAATtctgttttttccttttaac GCGCCAAAAGAACACGACGAGAAAATTAGTAAGATGGTGGAAAATTCAGTGAAGCTATCAAAAAAGTTTGCTGAGAAGAATTGGCCAATATTTGCTTATCTGGATTCTCATCATCCTGATATTCCTGAACCTCCTTATCCTTCTCACTGTCTTATTGGCTCTGATGAAAGCAAATTAGTCCctg ATCTCCTCTGGCTGGAAAATGATCCAAATGCAACACTCAGGAAAAAAGACTGCATTGATGGATTCATTGGTTCATATGAGAAAGATGGCTCTAATGTCTTTGTTGATTGGGTGAAAAGTAATCAGATAAAACAA GTTTTGGTTTGTGGGATATGCACTGACATATGCGTGCTGGATTTTACCTGTTCAGTTTTGTCTGCGAGAAATCGTGGTTTCCTTTCTCCTCTGGAAAATGTGATTGTGGCCTCCCAAGCTTGTGCTACTTATGATCTTCCACTACATGTAGCCAAAGCTAGCAAAGATCTGGTGTCCCATCCACAG